A genomic region of Mus musculus strain C57BL/6J chromosome 7, GRCm38.p6 C57BL/6J contains the following coding sequences:
- the Aqp8 gene encoding aquaporin-8 isoform 1 (isoform 1 is encoded by transcript variant 1): protein MSGEQTPMCSMDLPEVKVKTSMAGRCRVFWYEQYVQPCIVELVGSALFIFIGCLSVIENSPNTGLLQPALAHGLALGLIIATLGNISGGHFNPAVSLAVTVIGGLKTMLLIPYWISQLFGGLIGAALAKVVSPEERFWNASGAAFAIVQEQEQVAEALGIEIILTMLLVLAVCMGAVNEKTMGPLAPFSIGFSVIVDILAGGSISGACMNPARAFGPAVMAGYWDFHWIYWLGPLLAGLFVGLLIRLLIGDEKTRLILKSR, encoded by the exons ATGTCTGGGGAG CAGACACCAATGTGTAGTATGGACCTACCTGAGGTCAAGGTGAAGACCAGCATGGCTGGCAGATGCCGTGTGTTCTGGTATGAGCAATACGTACAACCATGTATAGTGGAACTTGTGGGCTCCGCTCTCTTCATCTTCATCGGATGTCTATCGGTCATTGAGAATAGTCCGAATACTGGGCTCCTGCAGCCTGCCTTGGCTCATGGGCTGGCCTTGGGGCTCATCATTGCTACCTTGGGGAACATCAG CGGTGGACACTTCAACCCTGCTGTGTCGCTGGCAGTCACAGTGATCGGAGGCCTCAAGACCATGCTGCTAATTCCCTATTGGATCTCCCAGCTATTTGGAGGGCTGATTGGGGCTGCCTTGGCTAAA GTGGTGAGTCCAGAGGAAAGATTCTGGAATGCATCTGGGGCAGCCTTTGCCATCGtccaggagcaggagcaggtggCAGAAGCCCTGGGGATAGAGATCATTCTGACAATGCTGTTGGTATTGGCTGTGTGTATGGGTGCTGTCAATGAGAAGACAATGGGCCCTTTAGCCCCATTCTCCATTGGCTTCTCTGTCATTGTGGACATCCTGGCAGG TGGTAGCATCTCTGGAGCCTGCATGAACCCTGCTCGTGCCTTTGGACCTGCTGTGATGGCTGGCTACTGGGACTTCCATTGGATCTACTGGCTGGGCCCCCTCCTGGCTGGCCTCTTTGTAGGACTGCTCATTAG GCTCCTCATCGGAGATGAGAAAACCCGCCTAATTCTAAAGTCGAGGTGA
- the Aqp8 gene encoding aquaporin-8 isoform 2 (isoform 2 is encoded by transcript variant 2) has product MSGETPMCSMDLPEVKVKTSMAGRCRVFWYEQYVQPCIVELVGSALFIFIGCLSVIENSPNTGLLQPALAHGLALGLIIATLGNISGGHFNPAVSLAVTVIGGLKTMLLIPYWISQLFGGLIGAALAKVVSPEERFWNASGAAFAIVQEQEQVAEALGIEIILTMLLVLAVCMGAVNEKTMGPLAPFSIGFSVIVDILAGGSISGACMNPARAFGPAVMAGYWDFHWIYWLGPLLAGLFVGLLIRLLIGDEKTRLILKSR; this is encoded by the exons ATGTCTGGGGAG ACACCAATGTGTAGTATGGACCTACCTGAGGTCAAGGTGAAGACCAGCATGGCTGGCAGATGCCGTGTGTTCTGGTATGAGCAATACGTACAACCATGTATAGTGGAACTTGTGGGCTCCGCTCTCTTCATCTTCATCGGATGTCTATCGGTCATTGAGAATAGTCCGAATACTGGGCTCCTGCAGCCTGCCTTGGCTCATGGGCTGGCCTTGGGGCTCATCATTGCTACCTTGGGGAACATCAG CGGTGGACACTTCAACCCTGCTGTGTCGCTGGCAGTCACAGTGATCGGAGGCCTCAAGACCATGCTGCTAATTCCCTATTGGATCTCCCAGCTATTTGGAGGGCTGATTGGGGCTGCCTTGGCTAAA GTGGTGAGTCCAGAGGAAAGATTCTGGAATGCATCTGGGGCAGCCTTTGCCATCGtccaggagcaggagcaggtggCAGAAGCCCTGGGGATAGAGATCATTCTGACAATGCTGTTGGTATTGGCTGTGTGTATGGGTGCTGTCAATGAGAAGACAATGGGCCCTTTAGCCCCATTCTCCATTGGCTTCTCTGTCATTGTGGACATCCTGGCAGG TGGTAGCATCTCTGGAGCCTGCATGAACCCTGCTCGTGCCTTTGGACCTGCTGTGATGGCTGGCTACTGGGACTTCCATTGGATCTACTGGCTGGGCCCCCTCCTGGCTGGCCTCTTTGTAGGACTGCTCATTAG GCTCCTCATCGGAGATGAGAAAACCCGCCTAATTCTAAAGTCGAGGTGA